The following are from one region of the Gloeomargarita sp. SKYB120 genome:
- a CDS encoding DUF3181 family protein, whose translation MSNPEVTEIIERLAADLGDRVYMDIARWHLYLRDAKLDKVLAQRIYEQVQKGPLREEQALALLREIPVEIGGGRRQIPLLDLIPMQGQLAYMDIVEAFQKRQA comes from the coding sequence ATGAGCAACCCGGAGGTCACGGAAATCATCGAGCGCTTGGCCGCTGACCTGGGCGACCGAGTTTACATGGATATTGCGCGCTGGCACTTGTACCTGCGGGATGCCAAGCTGGATAAGGTCCTGGCCCAGCGCATTTACGAGCAAGTCCAGAAAGGCCCCTTGCGGGAGGAACAGGCGCTGGCGCTGTTGCGGGAAATTCCGGTCGAGATTGGGGGTGGGCGACGGCAGATTCCCCTGTTGGATCTCATCCCCATGCAGGGTCAACTGGCCTACATGGACATCGTAGAGGCGTTTCAAAAACGCCAAGCCTAA